Proteins co-encoded in one Arachis hypogaea cultivar Tifrunner chromosome 13, arahy.Tifrunner.gnm2.J5K5, whole genome shotgun sequence genomic window:
- the LOC140177603 gene encoding uncharacterized protein, with protein MSSKDFFKVRTILAPTLDIVEEVNNYLMAIIPGGEKLYLSSDSICLVEGNIESQLDLYGPKLLNSINCSDLPLHKLILKVSVPMMLLRNIDQSSGLFNGTRLQVRKLGNYVIECEVLTGNNVGHIALIPRMNMVPKNETSQLDFN; from the coding sequence ATGTCTTCAAAGGATTTTTTCAAAGTAAGAACTATACTGGCTCCCACACTGGACATCGTTGAAGAGGTCAACAACTATCTAATGGCTATCatccctggaggagaaaaattaTATCTTAGTTCAGATTCAATTTGTTTGGTTGAAGGGAACATAGAGAGTCAACTAGATCTCTATGGTCCTAAATTACTGAATAGCATAAATTGCTCTGATTTGCCTCTACataaattaatactcaaggtTAGTGTTCCGATGATGTTACTGAGAAATATTGACCAATCCAGTGGTCTTTTTAATGGTACAAGGCTACAAGTTAGGAAGCTTGGAAATTATGTCATAGAATGCGAAGTCTTAACGGGTAACAACGTTGGTCATATTGCTCTGATTCCAAGAATGAATATGGTACCAAAAAATGAAACCTCCCAGTTAGATTTCAATTAA